In the Oncorhynchus keta strain PuntledgeMale-10-30-2019 chromosome 32, Oket_V2, whole genome shotgun sequence genome, AAAAGTATCTCATCTCGCTCCAAAAGGGAAATGAAATatttccaatgacatcattctAACGGACCTTTGGCGCGTTTTCCCTCACAGTATTTAATAAATATTCATGTCATAGCCTCGGGGCTTGTTACACAACAACATGTTAAATTAATTATTTGAATCCATTTCCTATTCTTTTAGCACCCCTCGGATGCATGGTGAGGGTTTGAAAAACGGTAGTTCACCGTTCCTTTTCGTTTGACTCCGCAAGCGTGAGGACATGCTTGCTCTTTGAGGAAATGTAGCCTACATGGACTCAATCACTGACTAATCATCTATTTGCTTAGCCTATGATAATGTAACGTTTCATGCATTTACTTTGCCTAACGTTTTTCGGTGGGTTGCTGAATTGGGTGACAAGATATTGTCTATTCTTGCATGGATGTGCGAACACGAGAAGACAATGAATTATAATTTAAATTTGATGCAAGTGAATAAAGTAACTCCTTGCAATGAATATGTCAGAGAGACATTTGAACCGGACTCCTCAGTAGCCCCCCTcacaaatgaagaaaaaaaatccataagCAGAATTTCAAGTTTTACAAGGCATCCAGGAATCCAGACTAAGGAGTCCAGACTAAGGAGTCCATACTAATAGCCTAATGCAATACTTTTAATTTGAATGCATGTCATGCATAATCGATTGTGTGATAAACACACAGGCAGGTAGATTCATTGTATGGGTGACACAGCTCGTCCCCGCGTGGGAAATAAAACATGACACTGCACCAAGATTGCAACTGATAAACCTGTGGGGAAATATGGGGATGAATGAGACACACGCCAACTGGTGGaaggtgaaagagagacagagagaaaaagaaagagagacagacggacggacagagagagagagagagagagagagagagagagagagagagagagagagagagagagagagagagagagagagagagagagagagagagagagagagaaagaaagagagataataCTCAATGGGATAGTCAGAGAGAGGGACTCTGCCAGGATCCTCACTCTAGGGACATGGGGAGTGGCTTCCTTTAAGGTGGAACTTCAGGCACATAGGCTATACTTGGCCTAATGGAATACACGAGTTAGCTCAAATTCATATATGACTTCGAAACGACTGTAGTTGAATCTAATTTTTTAAAAATTGGGGTGGATTTAAATGCCAGTTCACCTTCAGAATGTAAAGAATGTAAAGCAGACTGCCATCTACAAGATATTTACTCCTGGTAAAACCAGTTCATCTTCTACTTTCACTTCTGCATTTGTAAATGTGAATTGCAGACCATAATAATAGCAGCCTAAGAAACTCAATCCTAAAACAAGTATAGGCTTAGTAGCAGTGCTTTATCTTACTCGGTCCTGCATTTCCTGACATAATAGGACACGACTCACGTTATGCAGTGGTGTAAAACATACATAATATGCCTCCAATCGTCCCGGTCCACCTTAAATAAAAGGCTGGACGTGATTAAGCAGAGCAACCTGCTTCCTCCCCACTGTGCTGCAGAGAACCTGCCTCAACGCTGCACTCATCCCGGCTGTAGCTAGCCTATAAAAACTAGGACAAGCAGAGCTGAACCCTCACAGCTATAGACAGGGGACAGCTCCGTGGTGTTGAAACCAACTGCCTGAAAACACACTTAGCGGCTGCAACACCACACACATGCCAGGAAACATGCCTGGAATCAGAGAGGGACACTCTTGGCAACTTTTCCTACTTTCTTTCTTGGTTTTGGAGGGGTCGACGCAAGATTTCGGACAGACCCAGTTTATTTGCACGTCTGTGCCCAAGGATATGGACTTGTGCGCGGCTACGATGCAGAACAGCGGTCCGGCGGAGGACTTGAAGACGACTGTGATGCAATTGAGGGAGACCGTGTTACAGCAAAAGGAGACCATTATGAACCAAAAGGAGACAATCAGGGAACTAACGTCCAAGTTGAGCAGATGTGAGAGCCAGAGTCTGCCGGAGGCGGGAGGCCGGAGAATAGTACCGGGCGCCAAGAACACTATGGGGGACGTATCAAGGGGTCCTCAGGACACTCTCGCTCAACTAGGACAGACTTTACAGACTCTCAAACAGAGGTTGGAGAATCTTGAGGTATGCATTGGCGTTTGTTTGGCCTCCCTATTTTGACCTAGTAATTTGGAATGCAGGTTGAGCTTTCAATCAACTTTGAATCCTTTTTACGCGTTTCCAATCTGCTCAGTTGGTTGTATAGCCAATAGTGCTCAATGTGCTAGTTATAAGTGCTCTATATAGTTGTGAATTGCTTGCTATAGGGTTATTTCAGTCCAGTCGCAAATGCTATTGACCTATTTAAAGCTATTTTTCCGCATCCAGACATAAAGTAATTACTCTAGAGCACTACATAAAGCAGCACCACACTCCCGATAAGGACAGATAGACGCCTCATCTTTGGACCAATTTATGCATTTGATGCAAATTGCCGAGGCAGTAAGCCCTCCACAAACGAGCTAAGCACCAGAGCTTTACCCACCGCGAGTCCCGCCTCGCACGTGTAGGAGTGTTTATTTAAACCCAAAGTTATTTTAATCGTCTCAtcttgtctgtttctctgtccttgtTCCGTTATACAGCAATACAGCCGAAACAACGGTACGGCCCAGGCGAATAGTCTGAAAGACCTGCTTCAGAACAAGATTGATGATATGGAGAAGCAGGTGCTGTCCCGGGTCAACACCCTGGAGGAGACCAAACCGGGTCAGAAGAACGATACGGACCAGCGGAACCGAGTGGAGTCCACGCTAACTTCCGTGCATCACCGGATAACGGACCTAGAGAAAGGTGAGTGAGCTATGAGGCAAAGAGATCCTACCCAAATGTACACAGTCAATATAATAGTTATGTTCATGTGAATGATTATAAAAACGACTAAACTGCGGACATTATTTTGATAATAATGTGTGCATAAAGTGTTAATAGTAAAACAAAACAATAATCAACATGTGGTGGAATTCGCTCGCTCAATGGCTTATATGTCTAAAACAATGCCAATTTATAAAAACAACCCTGCATTTAACTTGGTTAATTGCCTGGCCCACATGAGGAATCACTCCAACCCCGCATACCACAGTAGCTTGTCAATACAGACAGTGCCGCAGCGCAGCTCTCACCACAGTGCGTaaggggagatgggagatggagaggaggtggTAGCTGCATTGCTTTGCATATATCATATTAACACAGTGATGCCACGCAGGGATACTAATTCACGTGTCATGGAGCGACAGCCAATGATTGCTTTATTTCCAGTGACTGTGAACGAGAGTCGTTGGTTTTGTAGGGGACATAGCGCTCAGGAACTTTACAAGGGTTTTAACGATGTGCGCAGTGCTTGATAAAGCGCGCACAGTGTTGTAGACGGACAGGCGCATTTTGGAACATCGATCAAGGTTTAGTTCCATACCTGACAACCCCAAAGGGATGGGGAGAATGAGGGGGTGGAGGTTAGGAAGGGATGGCGCgcgtgtgtatgagagagagagagagagagagagagtttgccCTTCTCACGTGGTCACATCATACCGCTCTGAGAGAGATGCACAGTCTGTTCTAAGCCAATTATATAAATCAGAACATCGTCAAACTAAAAAGAAAGGAGAAAACCTTTAGTTAGGGATCGAAAATCTCTACTGGTGGagcaaacaatgtatacgaataAATCAATCAATCGCATGATATGACGTAACTGACTATAACATAGGCCTATGAGTGCAATGCAAATGATATAAATCACTGAAAGGTTAACAAGTAGACACCTACGTTTCGTCCACAGGTGGGAAAGACAACAGACCGCTGGACAAGTTCCAGCTGACATTCCCGTTGAGAACCAACTACATGTACGCCAAAGCCAAGAGAACCCTGCCGGAGATGTATGCCTTCACCGTGTGTCTGTGGATTAAATCTAACGCGTCGCCCGGGGTGGGCACACCTTTCTCCTACGCTGTCCCAGGGCAGGCCAACGAGCTGGTGCTGATTGAGTGGGGAAATAACCCGATGGAGATACTCATCAATGATAAGGTACTGATCGCTGACAGAAATGGCATATTCTACACAGCATTTGGTTCTAGGCAAAATGGACAGATCGCCATGCGCACATGTGGTGTGCCAGACTCGCAAATTAAACTACGCAGCATTACGCAATGTCTGGGAAAGTTATGAAGACGTGACAAGCAACTTAATTATACACATATTTTATTCGTAGCCAGTGCCATGTCTGAAAACATGAAAAACCTTAGCAATCATTCGTTCTAGGCCAGGCCTATTTGTACATATAGTAATGGGTGCGCTGTCCATGCTGCAGGTGGCCAAGTTGCCGTTCATCATCAACGACGGGAAGTGGCATCACATCGGTATCACCTGGACCACGCGCGACGGAATGTGGGAGGCGTTTCAGGACGGAGTGCTGCGGGGCAGTGGAGAGAATCTGGCGCCGTACCATCCCATCAAGCCGCAGGGGGTCCTCGTACTGGGACAAGAGCAGGTACGAGTGTTCACTAAATGAGGAGGAACTAACTTTGTGATCACACTGGTATGCAAGTTGTGATATATTATTGAGATAAATGGCCTGAGGGAAATAATTATACCCATTAGTAATGAAAATATTAGAGCACGTTTTTTCTCCAATTATCAAAGGGAGGAATATTCATATAATGGGATGGTTGAGAGACCTTGACGAAATTGTCAATTAAGACGTAGCCATCTAATTAACAAATGAAGGCCTTCGAGCTAGAGATCGTGGAATACCTCCCCACTAAATTGGGACAACACACAATCCACTTCAGATAGAAAAGTAGCAAATCTTTAGCAATTAAAGAGTAATAGGCATATCTTGTCATGCAAAGCAAATAACATATGGTTGAATTTGAATTTGGGCTTCGGCGGTGGTGGAACTGTCACGAAGAGTGTCTGCTTGGTATTATCGTTTTTTGAGAGCTTGAAATAGAAATCTATGCATTTCCATGGTATAGGACAATTGTATTTCTTCCTAATACAGTACAGTGTGATTAGCCTAGTACACACATTTGTAATAGATTGGTGCGTAAAAGAAAGGCCGCGTGCCACTAACCTTGAACTTGTCATCTTGTTCCTCCACAGGACACGCTGGGGGGAGGTTTCGACGCGACACAAGCTTATGTGGGTGAGCTAGCAAATCTCAACATGTGGGACAGGAAGCTTTCCATCGGGGAGATTTATAACCTGGCAACCTGCAACAGCAAAGCGCAAACTGGCAACGTATTCTCTTGGTCGGAGTCCAACATTGAAATATTTGGTGGCGCTACCAAGTGGACATTCGAGCCGTGCCGTGCACTCAACTGAACTGCATTCCGACATGAGACCAAGGCCAATCCGATTTATCTGTATTTCTTTTGAGCATCTGTCGTTCTTGTCTTCATTAATGCGTTTCGTTACAGACAATTTGGTATGTATTTAATGATAAGCTAAAATCTGGGATTTCTATTAGATATTTATGTACGAAACAACTTTTTTTGATCTTGAGAAAAATCTAATTCGTCTTGGAAACCTCAGTTGGACAGTGTTGGtatctgtttgtttgtttttctattgGAGTTTTGTTGCAAGCGCACTTTAGCATTTTTGATTCGCTTATTTTGTCTTGGACTGGCAGCTGGGCAATCCACGCCTTATGTTGGACAATTCACAGCAGAGGGCGGAATTTATGAAGCCAGCCTCTGGAGTGGAACTCACGCTGTCTGTCCAAGTATTGTCAGTATTTGACGCCGTGAAATGATAGAGCGCCCTTCAAATCCCTCAACCACCCCTCCGGATCTTGCACTGTGAATGACGAGAGCCATGTAGTGAGAGGACGCCGAGGGTACCTTGAAGGACATTGCAAAGTCGGACTGTAGAAATCATTTGTAATTGTCGTTCGCTTCAAAGTGTTGTAAACGAATGTCGTTAATTGCCAACATGCTACAAAGCCTGGGTGCCTTGGGCAGGTGCAAATATTCAGCACATAATTTTTATGTTGCAAATTAtatgtattgtttgttttgtattt is a window encoding:
- the LOC118364939 gene encoding neuronal pentraxin-1-like, which codes for MPGNMPGIREGHSWQLFLLSFLVLEGSTQDFGQTQFICTSVPKDMDLCAATMQNSGPAEDLKTTVMQLRETVLQQKETIMNQKETIRELTSKLSRCESQSLPEAGGRRIVPGAKNTMGDVSRGPQDTLAQLGQTLQTLKQRLENLEQYSRNNGTAQANSLKDLLQNKIDDMEKQVLSRVNTLEETKPGQKNDTDQRNRVESTLTSVHHRITDLEKGGKDNRPLDKFQLTFPLRTNYMYAKAKRTLPEMYAFTVCLWIKSNASPGVGTPFSYAVPGQANELVLIEWGNNPMEILINDKVAKLPFIINDGKWHHIGITWTTRDGMWEAFQDGVLRGSGENLAPYHPIKPQGVLVLGQEQDTLGGGFDATQAYVGELANLNMWDRKLSIGEIYNLATCNSKAQTGNVFSWSESNIEIFGGATKWTFEPCRALN